The window ACCTATGGCATCACGTGGACCATCATCAGGTCGTGCGATTCGCCCAGCCAGTTGGTGTGACCGACGGTGACAATCTTGCTGCCGCTCTTCAGTACGCCATTATGATGGCCCCAGTCTTTGACAAGTTGTAGCAAAGCGTCAGCCGATTGATTGACTTCGGTATTGAGGATAGGAGTGACACCCCAGTAGAGGCACATTCGACGAGCAATTGCTTCATGATCTGTCACTGCCAGAATAGGGACCCCACCGCGATGACGGGAAAGTGCGAGAGCCGTTCTTCCAGTGACAGTCGCAACAACAATGAGATCTGCTTTCAGGTATTCTGCGGCAGCAATTGCGCCTCGGGTTACCGCTTCGGTGATGGGCCGCGCTCGTCGTGCTTCTTCGCCGGCAAAATCCGGAAGGTCCATGACAGGAACCAGTGGCTCGGCTTCCGAAGCAATCCTGTCCATCATTCGGACGCATTGCACCGGATGCAGGCCAATGGCCGTTTCGCCGGACAACATGACAGCATCTGTGCCGTCAATCACAGCATTAGCAACGTCCGTGACTTCCGCTCGCGTAGGCAGGTCATTGGTCTGCATGCTGTCGAGCATCTGCGTCGCGGTGATTACCGGAATTCGAAAGTGATTGCATCTGCGGATAATATGTTTCTGCAACACGGGGACCCGACTAATTTCCGCTTCCACCCCCAGATCGCCTCGGGCGACCATCACGGCGTCAGTGGCGTGTAGAATATTATCCAGGTCATCGATTGCCTCTGTCTTTTCAATCTTTGCGACAATCAGCGGTGTGACAGTTGGTTTGTGTGCCGCAATCAGCTGATGGAGAAGTTTGATGTCTTCTGACTGCCGCACGAAGCTCAAGCCAATGAAATCCAGGTGATGCTGTAACGCCCATTCCAGGTCAGCTCGATCTTTTTCAGTCACACTGGGAGTGCTGAGTGCGACGCCCGGCAGATTCACGCCCTGCCGACTTCTGATTTTTCCGCTTTGTGTAACGATGCACCGGATGTGGCCTGCGTCTGCAGACTTTTCAATGACCACCATCGCCACTGTGCCATCTGCAAGCAGAATTCGGTCACCAGGGGCGACGTCATCGATGAGCGGTTCGTATGTGCATGTCAGCTGGTCTGGTTCTGACGAAATGTCGCCACGCACAAACGAAAAGGTCGCACCTTCTTGGCAGTGAACTTCGCCCCCGGGAATTTCTCCAAGCCGGATTTTGGGGCCTGAAAGATCACCAAGGATCCCGATCGGACACGACAGTTCAAGCGAGACCTGTCTGATCTTCCTGACCAGTTCACTTAACCATTCGTATTGGCCATGAGCGAAGTTCAGTCGAAAGATATCAACACCTGACGCTACCAGTTGACGCAGGATATCGACCGATTCACAGGCGGGGCCGACCGTGGCGATGATGCGAGTCTTCACAATCTTCTGGCGGCTCACTGAATGACTTCCCTGAACCGACATAATAGACTCTCCTGAGAATCGCCGCGTGGGTTGCCATCCATGCGGCTAAAGGTGAATTGGGATAAATCGCTCAAATTCCCCTGGACCGGCCTTTGCTGTGGGCTCAAGCCATGGGATTGCCTGTTCACTCTTGATCCAGCTATCAATAGCAGAGCGAAACTGTCGCGTGATGGAAAACAGCACGTCGCGTTCGACGGTGCCTTCCGCTTCTATATTCGGCAGGTTAGCCACTCGACCGTGAAGGCGTCCGCCGGGATCACGTCTCAGGATGACTATGCAGTTGAACACCGGTACGGATGAAGAGCCTCCGCAGGAAGATTCCGGAAGAATTGGTTGTTGTTCGCTTGCGGACATCGTTTCATTCAGATGTGAACTACGGGGAATCACGAAGACTGCGGGGTGAGACAATCGATGACTCACGCGGAAGTCTAGTCAGTTCATTGGTGAGGCGTCCAGACGTTCGGACCGTCGCTTCAGGATGATTTCCGGTTCGTCGATCCTGTCGCGGATTCCAGGAACGAACATGATGGAGACCTCTCGTACGTTAACACCTGGAATGCACAACGGGTAAAATACCCGCAGGTCTGTTTCCGTTAACAAATGAAGAGTGCCATGCCAGTCGACAAGTCCAGCGCGCGAATTCGCCAGATGTTCAGCGAAATTGCAGGTCGCTATGACTTCATGAATCATTTCCTGTCCGGTGGCACCGACATCTACTGGCGCTGGCGAACTGTGCGTTTGGCTGGTCCGTTTAACCAGAGTCCGTTACTGGATGTTTGTACGGGAACGGGAGATCTGGCATTTGCATTCCGGAAGAAAATCGACGGCGGAGCACCAGTGCTCGGTACGGATTTCACACACGGAATGCTTCAACTGGCTGAGAAAAAACGGCAGCAACGGAACGTCGTCTTCATGGAAGCCGATACACTGGCGCTGCCTTTCTCAGACGACACGTTTCAGGCCGTGTCTGTTGCCTTTGGACTTCGGAACGTCTCCAGCACGATCGGTGGACTCAAGGAGATGACTCGCGTTTGCGAACCCGGTGGAAAGGTGCTTGTGCTCGAGTTCTCGCTGCCGAACAACAAGCTGCTGAGTCGCATCTACCAGTGGTACTTCAGAAACATACTTCCGCGACTCGGTCAATTGCTCGTGCGGAATCGTCAGGCGGCTTACGAATATCTGCCGCAATCTGTATCTGAGTTTCCATCAGGGTCTCAGTTAACCGACTTGATGGAAGAGGCTGGTCTCGAACGGGCTAGTTTCGTGCCGCTCACGGGCGGTATTGCGACGGTGTATGTCGGCTACAAACCGGAAAAACCGGAACAGTAAATCTATACCATACCGGCAAATTCAAAACTTTGTCTTTGACATCTCTGCAATTGACTCTGGTCGGCCCGGTTTTCATCCTCAGAAGCGTTGAACGTTTCTTACTCTCAATGAGGATTTACGCCATGCCTGACTTTTCCCCTCGACGATTCCTGACGGCCATTGCCATCGTCACTTTCAGCGTGCCAGCATTCGCTGAAGAGATTCCGGTTACAGAAAACTGGTCGATTGATATTTCACCGGCCGTCAACCAGATGCCAGTCCCCATGATGACTCCCGTTGCACCAGCGTCCGTCAATCCGGGCGAAGTTGTGTCCGGAAGTCCCATTGTTGATCCTGCCGATTACAAACGAATCTTCAGGTCAATCCCATTCAATCGTGCGGAATACAATGCCAACCCTTCGTATCGACACGATGCGACCATGGAGATTCTCACTGGCATTGGCCGTCATCAAACGATCGTCAAACACACCAATTACCGACCTCCGCGTCCGGCGCCTCCAGTCGCTACTGCCCCTTACCGCTACAATCAGGCTGGCAGCGGACTGAATTACTTCTTCTACTGGAATCCACGCCGATACTGATGTTCGGCATTCTGTTGGTTTCGTAAGCAGCAATCGCATATGCTGCCGAAAGTCAGACACGACCGTAATGAGCCCTTCTCGAAAGGGCTCGTTGTCGTTTGTTACTTTCAGTTTGAAACCAGTGAAGGTTGGAGAGTTGGCAATGGCCGACGGCACTCAGGGTGGACAGTTTCCGGGTATTCGTATGCGAAGGAATCGCAGAACCGAATGGTCTCGGCGGTTGGTCCGGGAAACCTCTTTACAGGTCAGCGATTTGATCTGGCCAACATTTATTATCGAAGGAGATAATCGATCGGAGCCAGTGGCGTCGATGCCCGGTGTGGAGCGTTACACGATCGATCGGTTCGTTGAGCAGGTTGCACGTGCGGCAGATCTCGGCATCCCTGCAATTGCCATCTTTCCGGTGACTCCTGCCGGGAGAAAATCGTTTGATGGCGATGAGGCGACCAACCCTCAAAACCTGATTTGCTCTGCGATGAGAGCCGTTCGAAATGCGGGCATTGAAATTGGACTGATTGCTGACGTGGCTCTCGACCCCTACACCACGCATGGTCAGGACGGGCTTGTTCGCAATGACTACGTCGTCAATGATGAAACACTCGAGGTTCTTTGCCGGCAATCGGTCGTTCAGGCTCAGGCAGGCTGCGACATCATTGCACCCTCCGACATGATGGATGGTCGCGTTGCTGCAATCCGTTCCGCTCTTGATGAAGCAGGATTCTTCCACGTCCAGATCATGTCGTATTCCGCGAAATATGCATCCGCATTCTACGGGCCATTTCGAGACGCCGTCGGTTCTGCGAAGAATCTTGGAACCGGCGACAAGCGAACCTACCAGATGGATCCGGCGAATACCGACGAAGCGATGCGAGAGGTCGCGCTGGATATCGGCGAAGGTGCAGACATGGTGATGGTAAAACCCGGAATGCCCTATCTGGATATTGTGCAGCGTGTAAAGTCTACATTCGGGATACCGACATTTGCTTATCAGGTCAGTGGCGAGTACTCGATGATTGCTGGCGCTGCCGCCAACGGCTGGCTGAATCGCGAGTCGGCCATGTTGGAAAGCCTGCAGTGTTTCAAGCGAGCCGGGGCTGATGGCGTCCTGACCTACTTTGCTCTGGATGTTGCAGAGTTGATTGGGCGATAAGCAACCAACTGCGGCCGGACAGGACTATGACAGCTGCAGTCAGGATCACCTTGCGGAGCAAACTGCCGTTCCTGATGAAACACGACTTCTGTTAATGCGACGCCAGTACTTCTGACTTTGCGGCAAAATCTGTGGCACGCACGACGTCGACAGTTTCAATACAAGCGGTGACGTTGTGTGTCGCAAGGATCTCGTTTTGAAGCCAGACAAGAATTGCATCTGCCACACGATGCGTCGCAACGACCTCTATTCGTACACACGCAGACTTCGTGTCATGACCGCGTTCGAGATCATGTCGCCCCGCGCCCTGACACGGGATTGTGTTGTAACCCGATGCGCCACAATTGACGATCCCGGCTTCCAGGGTGTCTTCCAGAGATGCATCAGCGACAATGGTCAGACGGCGCACGGATGCAAGCCCGCGACGCCGTGTCGCCAGGAAATTGGATGAAACGGGCTGCAGAGTATCCAGTCCCCGAATTTCAAACTTCAGGCCTTCCTGTTCAAAGTCATCTCGTACTTCTTCCAGTTTCTCCATCACGCTGTGATCAACCAGTGTTGTATTCGAAATGTCTACGATCAGATTTCGTTTTTGTACCAGCCCAATGTCTTCAATCTGACGTTTGAACGGTATCCAGTTACTGAAGACCGCAGATTCGCTGGCTACGATCATGCTGGTCGTTTCATCGACTTCCTGAACTTCAATAAATGGCTTGAAAAGTGATTTCAGGGGTACGCCATTCACCACGTGCAGAATCATCTTGAGAATGATGCCGGCGGCCACGCCAATCAACAGGTCGGTGGCCAGGACGACAATCATTGTTGTCACAAAAATTGCCAGCTGCTCTTTTCCAATGCGATAGACGTGTATGAATTCGGTTGGGTGTGCGAGCCGAGAACCTGTGTAGACCAGCATAGCCGCCAGTGCTGCCATCGGAATTCGGTGCAGGTATGCCGGAAACAGCGCAACGCACACCAGCAGGAACATGCCGTGCCACATATCCGCAAAACGTGTCTTCGCTCCGTTATCGATATTGGCCTTACTGCGGACGATTTCTGAGATCATCGGGAGCCCACCGACAAAGGCAGCACCCAGGTTGGCGACCCCGACCGCAATGATGTCCCGATCCATATTGGACTTGCGTTTATACGGGTCAAGAAGATCGACCGCCTTCGCGCTGAGCAGCGATTCGAGGGATCCGATAATGAAGAACATCAGGACCCACTTCCACGCCACTGGTCTTGTTAATGCTGTGAAATCGGGTGTCGTAATACTCTTGAATACCTGGTCCGGCATTTTGACCAGGTATTGTTCGCTGAGATCATAGGAATTGCCCATAAACGTATACGAATGTTCGTGCAGAAGATCAAAGGCGATTCCCATCGGGATTGTGACGAGAAGTACCACCACCGGTGCGGGAATTGGTTTGAGAAACTTCACGTTTTTTCGGACGGACGGCCAGAGAAACATAATCGCGAGCCCCACGAGCCCGATCATTGCAATTGCCGGATTGGCTTCCTGAATATACTGACCAAAATGGGCCAGCATCTTGAACGGAGATCCGGAAGCGGATACGCCCAGTGCGACGGGGAACTGCTTGATCATGATGATGGCACCAATGGCCGCCAGCATCCCGTGAACCGCAGCCGTTGGGAAAAACTCGCCCAGGATACCTGCACGAAACACCCCAAACAGAATCTGTAACACGGCGGCTGCTACTCCCACAGCCAATGCTGATCGATAAGCGGTGGCATCAATTTCACTCCAGCCTTCCGCCATACCGTTGCCACCGAAAGCCTCGACGCAGCCGAGTATGATGACAATCAGCCCTGCAGCCGGGCCCTTGATTGTCAGTTCGCTGTTACTGATAAATGTCGTAACGATGGCCCCGACAATCGCTGTGAAGATGCCAGCAACCGGAGGAAACCCCGAGGCAATGGAAATTCCAAGGCATAGAGGAAGTGCGATCAGAAACACCAGAAAGCCCGACACTATGTCGTTCTTGATGTAGGTCACAAATCCTTCTGCGTTTCCGCGCGGGACCGGAGTTGATGAGTTTGGCATTTGGGAGATAGCTCTTCGGCTGGGTGAATGACAGAAAAATCGCGAAATTGCGATGCTGCTGTGAATCCGTAAAGGAATGGTTATTCGTGGCTGTGAGAATCTGCTGCGGGCTCATGAACGCTATGCAGGTCGTCGTGATAAATCCTGGCTTCCGAATCCGGGTCGCGATGCAGGAGGAGTTCGACCGCGGCATGATATCGCGAAGCGACGCCAGGCTGCGGAAACAGCCCGCCACCCAGCACCAGAATGGTGAGAAGCAAAACTGCAATACGTTCGGCCGGCCGAACACGAAGAGATACTGACACGGTGTAGCGAGTGCCTGTAAAGATCTTAAAATAGGCCTTCATCACTGCGATGCTGTTAATCGCTGCTGCAACAACGACTGCTGTCCCTATCAAAGGGTAAACCTTGACGGCGCCTTCGATCAGCAGTTCCGTACCAATGAATCCAATCGTGCCCGGAAAGCCAATCGCGGCGAGTCCCGTCACCAGAAACAAGGCCGCCAGAGTCGGCATGTGTTCATAGAGTCCTCGAAACTGCGTCAGTGTGAATCGACCAATTCGCGCTTCAACACAGCGCACCGTCAGACCAAAGCCGCCCATGGCCAGTCCCGCGGAAATCCAGACGCATAAGGCACCTGTCAGGCCAATTGGAGTCAACAATTCAAGACCAACAAGCACAAGCGACGAGTGGCTGAGGAATAAGTAGCAGAAGAATCGCCGGGCATCTGTCTGTACGATGGCCATTCCTGCTGCATACACCGAAGTTACCAGAGAGATAATTGCAATACTCTGTAATGCCCAAAGTGGGGCCACGGGAAGCACAATACGCATAACGATATATGCACCGGTCATCGGCGTCACAAATAACAGAGCTGTTCCCATGGTGGCTTTTTCGAAGAGATCCGTCATCCAGCAATGGACCGGGACGACTCCGCTCCGCATAAGTGCAGCGGCTGTCAACATGCCGCCCGCAATATATGTGGCTGTTGTCTGGGCTTGTTCCGGATGTCCAATTGCATTGGACGGCAGGAGCAGCCAACCTGGCAACAGAAGCGCCAGAAAGACACCCATGTGAATAGAGAAAACGCGGGTGCAATAACCTCGGGCTCGAATCTCCAGCCATGGAGGAATGATCGTCAAAGCGCTGAGCAGAATGATGGCTGCAGGTTCGCGGCTGCTGAGCATGATCAGCACCATAGCTTCAGACAACAGCGTTGCTGAGAACGAAAATCGATTGACTTTGGTTCGCAATGTCGAAAGTACGGTGACGAGATAGAGCACGGCCGTCAACGGGAGCAATGGTGCGTTGAGTTCGTCAACGACAAACACATCCGGCCCGAGAATGCCGTGGAGAAGATTCCAGTGATCGTGTGCCTCAAATGTCTGGAGGAACCAGAAGTCGATCCATTCTCCGGCGGTAAAGAAAAGCGTGATCGAGCAGCAGATGACGGCTAATCGATAGCAACTATCGTTATTCTTTACGAAGTGAAGGCAAATTGCCCCGATCAGCGGAACAAGGACGGATAACTCAAGCCACGGCAAATGAAGTTCCTGCATCGCTAGGCCTCCTGATTTTCGTTTTGAGTTGCAGATGCGATGGCAGAGGGACGTTCTGTCGGAGGCAGTGCGGGCTGATCGGACTCACATATGGGTGGACTGGCGGAGTTCTTTAACTGCCGGAGTCTGCCTGGTGCCGAGGGTTCGCGACCGGAAAGGAAAGTGGTCCATCTCTGTTCGGCGCGGTTGCACCATCGAAATGCGGTTACAAACGGCTTCACGATGTATTCATCAAGCAGAGCATCCAGGTAACCGCGTTCCATTGCAAAACGATAGAACCAATGCCGGGTTCGTGGACGCAATAGCCGTTCCCAGAAAGAACGACTACGGGGCAGATGTGAACCAATTGCGTTTTCGATCGTGTGATAGTCGTGCAGCAGTGAGGGAGCTCGCAGCAATTGAAGTGTGCGCAGGCAGGCATGACCGATAATGTGAATCAGCGCGATGTACCTCAGGCCAAAACCAATCTCCGCGACGATGATCCCCACCTGGGTCAAAGATGCGAATGCAAGAGCGCTCTTGATATCCGTCTGGACGCGGGCGGTAATTGCTCCGAAGATGGCAGAGGCAATTCCAACCGCGATAACAATTCGACTGAGAAGTGGTGAAACTTCCAAAACGGGACTGACACGAAGCAGCAGGAATGCCCCCAGATGTACGGAGAGCGATCCATAGAAAACTGCACTGGACGGCGTCGGACCTTCCATCGCACGTGGCAGCCATCCCGAGAATGGAACCAGGGCCGATTTTCCTGCGGCGGCGCACAGAAGCAGTAACCCGACCAGCAGGGCATTACTCTGGGTGATTGTTGCCTGACCTTCCGGCCAGGGGCCGGTGCCCATCAGTCCATCAAAATCGCCGGCTCCCGTCAGGTTGTGAAGTGATAACGCGGCCAGCAGGAATGCTGCGTCCGCGATGCGATAAACAGCCCAGACGCGTAGTCCGTTGCGGACTGGATTCGGACGTTCGTGGAAGAATGCAACCAGTAACGCTGACGATAATCCAACGAGTTCCCATCCGAAGAAGAGCGTTTCTATCGTTCCGGACAGAGTGGAGATCACCATGCCGAGCAGGAAAATTGAGTAGCAGAAGAAGAAACGGTGAAAGCCAGGTTCGCGGTGCAGATAGCGGCTCGCGAACGCACCAATCGTGCCACACAAAACGTACGACAGTATGGCGAAGGGAACCGAAAGACGGTCAAAGACAAACTTCAGATGAAAGTGAAAGTGCTGTTGCGGGATTACAACCCAGTTGCCCATCTCGATTGGCACGTGTCGCCGATTGAATGCCAGCATCAACACGAGGACACTGATTGCGGAGATCAATCCCAACACGACGGCGGCTTCGGTAAACTTCGCCAAGGCGCGCTCGCCAAGTGGCCGTCCGGCAAGTGACGTGAGTCCAAAGACAAGCAGAAGAAGAGCCGGGCTGACGACAACGCAGATACCAAAAAGCTCAAACAATCGGTCGATAGTCATTTCGTACGATCTTTAGGATGAACTGACGCAAACGCCAGGTGGACTCCGGAACCACACTGCTGAGACGATTCAACCAGAGCCCGGCTGAAATCCGTAGGTTTCCATTCTTCTGCCTGACTTCTTTATTTGGCATCCGATTCGGTTCGAGCCGCGGGCCAGCAAGTCGCCCTCGGTTACCAACGACGAGGTGTGCGATCGTGGAGCTGCTCTCGATGATGCCATCAAAATCTCCGGGTGTTGAATTCACAGCAAACAGCAATTGCATCAGATAATTCGTCTCCACCATTCGTACCGTAAAACCGGTATCAGGACCAATGGACGCCCTGACAACACCCCGGAAAGTCACATCAGGCTCAGTAGCCCCTTCAAGAAAAGAACCCGATGCGTCAGCGAGGGATTGCCAGCCCTGGAAGGTCTGTGAGAATATCCCTCGCTAACGCTTCGGGCTGCCTTTCGTATCGTTTTTCAATGGCCTGTCAGGGGCCGTTTGTTGCCACAATCATAAATTTCGCCGTCGACCATGGAAAAGTCATATCCCAGGTTGATTCAGGCACATATGCGGATCACAGGTTGCAATAGTCGTTCCGGAATCGATGAATTCTTCGCGTGCCGTTTTGAAGCGTAGCAGTCTATGAAGACCCGGCAATCAGGAAACAGCTCTGAAGTCCGCCGTTGGTGACGGAGTAAGCAGGTGTTATTCACCAAATCGTTGTGTTCAGGATCTGCCTGTGAAAAATCTTCAAATCGACTTTCCTTGCTTGCAATGGGCCCGAATTTGCCGATTGAAGGCGGCACGGAGGCAAGCCGATGCTCGTGTTCGAACGCAGATCGCCCTTGAGCCTCATCGATCACCCCCTGAGCCTGATCAAAAACTGTGGGTAGACAAACTCGTATCCAGGGGAGGTCCGGATCATGCCAGGTTCGGCTGTCGGTACATTCGTCACGGATCCGGCTGACAGGGTGAGCGTTCTCACTAACAGGCCGGCCCTGCCTGGTTGACTGTTTGCGGACGTGGTGGTCATTTGCTACCCGTGAGAACCACCGGGCGTTCGGCCTCCATTGACCGCCAATACACGCGTTAAAGTTACAAGTGGACTCATATAGATTGTTCACACTGCTCGATTCGTGGCCACAAATCAGCGCGAGTGGTGAAAGTTTGTCCGGGCAGGCCAAATCGATTGTCAGCGATCCACCCTCCGCGATCTCAAAACTCTCCCCGACGGAGTAACCAGAGTACCTGTTGGCGTCCCGGTACGTTGCGGCAGGACTTTCCATTCGGAACTGTGTGGCTTGTGACTGCAAGATCCTGCCGATGGATTCACGAATCGGCGCCGGGGTTTGAGGGATGAGAATGCTGGTCGCCAGAAGGACAGCAGCAAACGATCCCTGGAAACCTGTAGCCAATCGTTTGATCAATGTTCATACCTCCCGATTGTGGATGATGCTGAAACCGCCCGATTCTGCGATGCATGACCGCATCACCTTCAGCCATGCCTGGCATGCAATAGACCGGATCTTTGTTCAAAGCGTGTTTGTCGATAACGGGGCAGAGCGGACGAGAAGGGACATCTGATACGCCGTGGGAATACGAGGCAATGCCACAAGTGCCTCCAGCGTCTTCGGATTGGTACCCGGAGCAACCTCTTCGGTCTGGCGACGGCCCGGTGGTCGATATCATTTCGGGGCGACCACAGCCGCAAGTCCAGCTGTCCGTAGGAAAATCCGGACAGGCACGCTGGACGGCTGAAAACCGTCGTGTTTTCAGGTCTCCAGCTCGAGCCAGTCCCGTTTCTCAGCAGGCTGTTAAGGCTTCAACCGTACCGTTGTTCATCTTCCGGGAGGTGGACGGCAAAAATGCGAGATCAGACCAACAGGCGTTCCGATGGTGCGGGGGTAGGTGATGACGCGATCTGCCATCTGGTCGTGCGCCAGAGAGACTGCGTCACCGTCGAGAATTGCAATATCGTTCAGCGACTGCAAGATCTCCAGGGCATCACCGCCAACCTCTTCCTTTTCCTCGAAAGGCAGTTGGTCTTTCGAAGCTGACGCACTGCCTCCCGCTGGAACTAACCCGACAGGGAAGCCAAGGGAGAAAACGAGGGTCATCAGCAGAAAGGGATTCATGGCAGGCAATTTCGCAGATCACGAAAACGTGTCAACACCCATCATTCAATCCCAATTACAAACCCCCACATTCGCTTGCTGTCAGTCGACATCGATAGCAGCCTGTTGAAAAACGGGACTGGCTCAAGCAGGAGAAGGTAAAACACAACGGTTTCCAGTCGTCCTGCGTGCCTGTCCGGTTTTCAACGGACAGTTAGC is drawn from Planctomycetaceae bacterium and contains these coding sequences:
- a CDS encoding proton-conducting transporter membrane subunit yields the protein MQELHLPWLELSVLVPLIGAICLHFVKNNDSCYRLAVICCSITLFFTAGEWIDFWFLQTFEAHDHWNLLHGILGPDVFVVDELNAPLLPLTAVLYLVTVLSTLRTKVNRFSFSATLLSEAMVLIMLSSREPAAIILLSALTIIPPWLEIRARGYCTRVFSIHMGVFLALLLPGWLLLPSNAIGHPEQAQTTATYIAGGMLTAAALMRSGVVPVHCWMTDLFEKATMGTALLFVTPMTGAYIVMRIVLPVAPLWALQSIAIISLVTSVYAAGMAIVQTDARRFFCYLFLSHSSLVLVGLELLTPIGLTGALCVWISAGLAMGGFGLTVRCVEARIGRFTLTQFRGLYEHMPTLAALFLVTGLAAIGFPGTIGFIGTELLIEGAVKVYPLIGTAVVVAAAINSIAVMKAYFKIFTGTRYTVSVSLRVRPAERIAVLLLTILVLGGGLFPQPGVASRYHAAVELLLHRDPDSEARIYHDDLHSVHEPAADSHSHE
- a CDS encoding SulP family inorganic anion transporter is translated as MPNSSTPVPRGNAEGFVTYIKNDIVSGFLVFLIALPLCLGISIASGFPPVAGIFTAIVGAIVTTFISNSELTIKGPAAGLIVIILGCVEAFGGNGMAEGWSEIDATAYRSALAVGVAAAVLQILFGVFRAGILGEFFPTAAVHGMLAAIGAIIMIKQFPVALGVSASGSPFKMLAHFGQYIQEANPAIAMIGLVGLAIMFLWPSVRKNVKFLKPIPAPVVVLLVTIPMGIAFDLLHEHSYTFMGNSYDLSEQYLVKMPDQVFKSITTPDFTALTRPVAWKWVLMFFIIGSLESLLSAKAVDLLDPYKRKSNMDRDIIAVGVANLGAAFVGGLPMISEIVRSKANIDNGAKTRFADMWHGMFLLVCVALFPAYLHRIPMAALAAMLVYTGSRLAHPTEFIHVYRIGKEQLAIFVTTMIVVLATDLLIGVAAGIILKMILHVVNGVPLKSLFKPFIEVQEVDETTSMIVASESAVFSNWIPFKRQIEDIGLVQKRNLIVDISNTTLVDHSVMEKLEEVRDDFEQEGLKFEIRGLDTLQPVSSNFLATRRRGLASVRRLTIVADASLEDTLEAGIVNCGASGYNTIPCQGAGRHDLERGHDTKSACVRIEVVATHRVADAILVWLQNEILATHNVTACIETVDVVRATDFAAKSEVLASH
- the hemB gene encoding porphobilinogen synthase, translating into MADGTQGGQFPGIRMRRNRRTEWSRRLVRETSLQVSDLIWPTFIIEGDNRSEPVASMPGVERYTIDRFVEQVARAADLGIPAIAIFPVTPAGRKSFDGDEATNPQNLICSAMRAVRNAGIEIGLIADVALDPYTTHGQDGLVRNDYVVNDETLEVLCRQSVVQAQAGCDIIAPSDMMDGRVAAIRSALDEAGFFHVQIMSYSAKYASAFYGPFRDAVGSAKNLGTGDKRTYQMDPANTDEAMREVALDIGEGADMVMVKPGMPYLDIVQRVKSTFGIPTFAYQVSGEYSMIAGAAANGWLNRESAMLESLQCFKRAGADGVLTYFALDVAELIGR
- the ubiE gene encoding bifunctional demethylmenaquinone methyltransferase/2-methoxy-6-polyprenyl-1,4-benzoquinol methylase UbiE, whose translation is MPVDKSSARIRQMFSEIAGRYDFMNHFLSGGTDIYWRWRTVRLAGPFNQSPLLDVCTGTGDLAFAFRKKIDGGAPVLGTDFTHGMLQLAEKKRQQRNVVFMEADTLALPFSDDTFQAVSVAFGLRNVSSTIGGLKEMTRVCEPGGKVLVLEFSLPNNKLLSRIYQWYFRNILPRLGQLLVRNRQAAYEYLPQSVSEFPSGSQLTDLMEEAGLERASFVPLTGGIATVYVGYKPEKPEQ
- a CDS encoding proton-conducting transporter membrane subunit, which encodes MTIDRLFELFGICVVVSPALLLLVFGLTSLAGRPLGERALAKFTEAAVVLGLISAISVLVLMLAFNRRHVPIEMGNWVVIPQQHFHFHLKFVFDRLSVPFAILSYVLCGTIGAFASRYLHREPGFHRFFFCYSIFLLGMVISTLSGTIETLFFGWELVGLSSALLVAFFHERPNPVRNGLRVWAVYRIADAAFLLAALSLHNLTGAGDFDGLMGTGPWPEGQATITQSNALLVGLLLLCAAAGKSALVPFSGWLPRAMEGPTPSSAVFYGSLSVHLGAFLLLRVSPVLEVSPLLSRIVIAVGIASAIFGAITARVQTDIKSALAFASLTQVGIIVAEIGFGLRYIALIHIIGHACLRTLQLLRAPSLLHDYHTIENAIGSHLPRSRSFWERLLRPRTRHWFYRFAMERGYLDALLDEYIVKPFVTAFRWCNRAEQRWTTFLSGREPSAPGRLRQLKNSASPPICESDQPALPPTERPSAIASATQNENQEA
- the pyk gene encoding pyruvate kinase, whose translation is MSVQGSHSVSRQKIVKTRIIATVGPACESVDILRQLVASGVDIFRLNFAHGQYEWLSELVRKIRQVSLELSCPIGILGDLSGPKIRLGEIPGGEVHCQEGATFSFVRGDISSEPDQLTCTYEPLIDDVAPGDRILLADGTVAMVVIEKSADAGHIRCIVTQSGKIRSRQGVNLPGVALSTPSVTEKDRADLEWALQHHLDFIGLSFVRQSEDIKLLHQLIAAHKPTVTPLIVAKIEKTEAIDDLDNILHATDAVMVARGDLGVEAEISRVPVLQKHIIRRCNHFRIPVITATQMLDSMQTNDLPTRAEVTDVANAVIDGTDAVMLSGETAIGLHPVQCVRMMDRIASEAEPLVPVMDLPDFAGEEARRARPITEAVTRGAIAAAEYLKADLIVVATVTGRTALALSRHRGGVPILAVTDHEAIARRMCLYWGVTPILNTEVNQSADALLQLVKDWGHHNGVLKSGSKIVTVGHTNWLGESHDLMMVHVMP